The Oryzias latipes chromosome 1, ASM223467v1 genome contains a region encoding:
- the ttc26 gene encoding intraflagellar transport protein 56 isoform X1, translating to MILSRVKPAVGGESALSISEKKRKNKNKVPSLEEYLQQRDYLGALTLLEFHKSIGEKEEHADLWIGYCAFHLGDYKRAMEEYRALTLKPDCPAEVWVYLACALFFLGLYKDAEDAASKAPKSPLQNRLLFHLAHKFTDEKRLMGFHQNLEDVTEDQLSLASIHYMRSHYQEAIDIYKRLLLQNRDFLAVNVYVALCYYKLDYYDISQDVLAVYLQSIPDSTIALNLKACNHFRLYNGKEAESELKNLIDISSCSFEFAKELIQHNLVVFRGGEGALQMLSPLIDVIPEARLNLVIYYLRQDDVQEAYNLIQDLVPTTPQEYILKGVVNAALGQEIGSRDHLKIAEQLFQLVGGSASECDTIPGRLCMASCFFLLRQFKDVLIYLNSVKDYLFNDDTFKFNCAQAKAAVGKYKEAEEIFLSIQSEKIKNDYVYLSWLARCYIMNQRGQLAWDLYLKMGTSSDSFSLLQLIANDCYKMGQFYYAAKAFDALEKLDPGSNYWEGKRGACVGVFQLILANKESKETLKEVLALLRNSGNPQVEYIIRAMRKWAKDNRVLLS from the exons TTTCACAAAAGTATCGGAGAAAAAGAAGAGCATGCAGACCTCTGGATCGGTTACTGCGCCTTTCACTTGGGGGATTACAAGAGAGCCATGGAG GAGTACAGAGCTCTCACTCTGAAACCGGACTGTCCCGCTGAAGTCTGGGTCTACTTGGCCTGCGCCTTGTTTTTCCTCGGCCTCTATAAAGACGCGGAGGACGCCGCATCCAAAG CGCCCAAGTCGCCGCTCCAAAACCGGCTGCTGTTCCACTTGGCTCACAAG TTTACCGATGAAAAGAGGCTGATGGGTTTCCACCAGAACCTTGAGGATGTGACTGAGGACCAGCTGAGTCTGGCGTCCATCCATTACATGCGCTCGCACTACCAGGAAGCCATAGACATCTATAAACGccttctgctgcagaacag AGATTTCCTGGCTGTGAACGTGTACGTGGCTCTGTGCTACTACAAACTGGACTACTACGACATCTCCCAGGACGTGTTGGCCGTGTACCTGCAGAGCATCCCTGACTCCACCATCGCTCTCAACCTCAAAGCCTGCAACCACTTCAGGCTGTACAACGGCAAAGAGGCCGAG agCGAGTTGAAGAACCTCATCGAcatctcctcctgctcctttgAGTTTGCCAAAGAGCTCATCCAACACAACCTG GTGGTGTTTCGAGGTGGGGAGGGCGCGCTGCAGATGTTGTCTCCTTTGATCGATGTGATCCCCGAAGCCAGACTCAACCTGGTCATTTACTATTTGAGACAAG ATGACGTCCAGGAAGCTTACAACCTCATCCAGGATCTGGTTCCCACCACGCCTCAG gagtaTATTCTTAAGGGAGTGGTCAACGCTGCGCTCGGACAGGAAATCGGATCG agAGATCACTTGAAAATTGCAGAGCAGTTATTTCAGTTGGTTGGAGGATCGGCCAGTGAATGCG ACACCATTCCCGGCAGGCTGTGCATGGCGTCCTGCTTCTTCCTTCTGAGGCAGTTTAAGGATGTTCTTATTTATCTGAACTCCGTCAAG gatTACCTCTTTAATGACGACACGTTCAAGTTCAACTGCGCCCAGGCCAAAGCTGCCGTTGGGAAGTACAAAGAAGCAGAGGAG ATTTTTCTGTCCATTCAGAGTGAAAAGATCAAAAACGACTACGTTTACCTCAGCTGGCTGGCTCGATGCT ACATCATGAACCAGAGGGGCCAGCTGGCCTGGGATCTGTATCTGAAGATGGGCACTTCCTCAGATTCCTTCAGTCTGCTGCAGCTTATTGCTAATGACTGCTACaag ATGGGTCAGTTCTACTACGCAGCCAAAGCCTTTGATGCTCTGGAGAAACTGGACCCCGGTTCCAATTACTGGGAGGGCAAACGGGGGGCATGTGTCGGCGTCTTTCAGCTCATCCTGGCAAACAAGGAGTCCAA GGAGACACTTAAAGAGGTTCTGGCACTTCTCAGAAACTCTGGGAATCCTCAGGTTGAATACATCATCCGTGCCATGAGGAAGTGGGCCAAAGACAACAGAGTCCTCTTGTCCTGA
- the ttc26 gene encoding intraflagellar transport protein 56 isoform X2 yields the protein MILSRVKPAVGGESALSISEKKRKNKNKVPSLEEYLQQRDYLGALTLLEEYRALTLKPDCPAEVWVYLACALFFLGLYKDAEDAASKAPKSPLQNRLLFHLAHKFTDEKRLMGFHQNLEDVTEDQLSLASIHYMRSHYQEAIDIYKRLLLQNRDFLAVNVYVALCYYKLDYYDISQDVLAVYLQSIPDSTIALNLKACNHFRLYNGKEAESELKNLIDISSCSFEFAKELIQHNLVVFRGGEGALQMLSPLIDVIPEARLNLVIYYLRQDDVQEAYNLIQDLVPTTPQEYILKGVVNAALGQEIGSRDHLKIAEQLFQLVGGSASECDTIPGRLCMASCFFLLRQFKDVLIYLNSVKDYLFNDDTFKFNCAQAKAAVGKYKEAEEIFLSIQSEKIKNDYVYLSWLARCYIMNQRGQLAWDLYLKMGTSSDSFSLLQLIANDCYKMGQFYYAAKAFDALEKLDPGSNYWEGKRGACVGVFQLILANKESKETLKEVLALLRNSGNPQVEYIIRAMRKWAKDNRVLLS from the exons GAGTACAGAGCTCTCACTCTGAAACCGGACTGTCCCGCTGAAGTCTGGGTCTACTTGGCCTGCGCCTTGTTTTTCCTCGGCCTCTATAAAGACGCGGAGGACGCCGCATCCAAAG CGCCCAAGTCGCCGCTCCAAAACCGGCTGCTGTTCCACTTGGCTCACAAG TTTACCGATGAAAAGAGGCTGATGGGTTTCCACCAGAACCTTGAGGATGTGACTGAGGACCAGCTGAGTCTGGCGTCCATCCATTACATGCGCTCGCACTACCAGGAAGCCATAGACATCTATAAACGccttctgctgcagaacag AGATTTCCTGGCTGTGAACGTGTACGTGGCTCTGTGCTACTACAAACTGGACTACTACGACATCTCCCAGGACGTGTTGGCCGTGTACCTGCAGAGCATCCCTGACTCCACCATCGCTCTCAACCTCAAAGCCTGCAACCACTTCAGGCTGTACAACGGCAAAGAGGCCGAG agCGAGTTGAAGAACCTCATCGAcatctcctcctgctcctttgAGTTTGCCAAAGAGCTCATCCAACACAACCTG GTGGTGTTTCGAGGTGGGGAGGGCGCGCTGCAGATGTTGTCTCCTTTGATCGATGTGATCCCCGAAGCCAGACTCAACCTGGTCATTTACTATTTGAGACAAG ATGACGTCCAGGAAGCTTACAACCTCATCCAGGATCTGGTTCCCACCACGCCTCAG gagtaTATTCTTAAGGGAGTGGTCAACGCTGCGCTCGGACAGGAAATCGGATCG agAGATCACTTGAAAATTGCAGAGCAGTTATTTCAGTTGGTTGGAGGATCGGCCAGTGAATGCG ACACCATTCCCGGCAGGCTGTGCATGGCGTCCTGCTTCTTCCTTCTGAGGCAGTTTAAGGATGTTCTTATTTATCTGAACTCCGTCAAG gatTACCTCTTTAATGACGACACGTTCAAGTTCAACTGCGCCCAGGCCAAAGCTGCCGTTGGGAAGTACAAAGAAGCAGAGGAG ATTTTTCTGTCCATTCAGAGTGAAAAGATCAAAAACGACTACGTTTACCTCAGCTGGCTGGCTCGATGCT ACATCATGAACCAGAGGGGCCAGCTGGCCTGGGATCTGTATCTGAAGATGGGCACTTCCTCAGATTCCTTCAGTCTGCTGCAGCTTATTGCTAATGACTGCTACaag ATGGGTCAGTTCTACTACGCAGCCAAAGCCTTTGATGCTCTGGAGAAACTGGACCCCGGTTCCAATTACTGGGAGGGCAAACGGGGGGCATGTGTCGGCGTCTTTCAGCTCATCCTGGCAAACAAGGAGTCCAA GGAGACACTTAAAGAGGTTCTGGCACTTCTCAGAAACTCTGGGAATCCTCAGGTTGAATACATCATCCGTGCCATGAGGAAGTGGGCCAAAGACAACAGAGTCCTCTTGTCCTGA